From the genome of Nicotiana sylvestris chromosome 2, ASM39365v2, whole genome shotgun sequence, one region includes:
- the LOC104226287 gene encoding monosaccharide-sensing protein 2-like, with translation MSGAVVVALAAAIGNLLQGWDNATIAGAVLYIKKEFNLQTQPTIEGLIVAMSLIGATVITTFSGSVSDMFGRRPMLIISSVFYFLSGLVMLWAPNVYVLLLARLLDGFGIGLAVTLVPVYISETAPPEIRGRLNTFPQFTGCVGMFLSYCMVFGVSLTQSPSWRLMLGVLSIPSLAYFFLALFYLPESPRWLVSKGRMKEAKQVLQRLRGKDDVSGEMALLMEGMGAGGEVSIEEYIIGPDDELADSQEHAEEKDRIKLYGAEEGLSWIAKPVTGQSTLGLVSRHGSVANQSTLMDPMVTLFGSVHEKLPEVGSMRSMLFSNFGSMFNVAENQVKNENWDEESQRDGDKHMSDASGAESDDNLRSPLLSRQGTGAEGPPTSLSMRQGSNFTTANGGEQASMGIGGGWQLAYRKDEKKEGALKRIYLHQEGGAGSRRGSIVSLPGCDVPAEGEFIHAAALVSRSVLRTESILAQQSIEEAVEQSEPITKGPGWRALFEPGVKHALIVGVGIQILQQFSGINGVLYYTPQILEQAGVGVLLSNLGIGSDSASFLISAVTTLLMLPSIGIAMRLMDIAGRRLLLLATLPVLLVSLIVLVLGNVVTMGAVTHAVISTISVVVYFCCFVTGFGPIPNILCSEIFPTSVRGLCIAICALTFWFGDIIVTYSLPVMLTSIGLAGVFGIYAIVCAIAWVFVFLKVPETKGMPLEVITEFFAVGAKQSAKE, from the exons GAGCTGTACTTTACATCAAGAAGGAATTCAATTTGCAAACTCAGCCAACCATAGAAGGGCTAATTGTTGCTATGTCACTTATTGGAGCAACTGTGATCACAACATTCTCTGGATCTGTGTCTGATATGTTTGGGCGGCGTCCAATGCTTATTATTTCATCCGTCTTTTATTTCCTCAGCGGATTAGTAATGTTGTGGGCTCCAAATGTTTATGTGTTGCTTCTAGCAAGGCTGTTGGATGGATTTGGTATTGGTCTTGCTGTAACACTCGTTCCCGTTTATATATCTGAGACTGCCCCACCAGAAATAAGAGGGCGTCTGAATACCTTCCCTCAGTTCACTGGATGTGTTGGAATGTTTCTCTCATACTGCATGGTCTTTGGGGTGTCGTTGACACAATCACCAAGTTGGAGGCTAATGCTTGGGGTTCTCTCAATTCCTTCTCTTGCTTATTTCTTTTTGGCTTTGTTTTATTTGCCTGAATCTCCAAGGTGGCTTGTTAGTAAAGGCCGGATGAAAGAGGCTAAACAAGTTTTACAGAGACTACGTGGCAAGGATGACGTCTCCG GTGAAATGGCCTTGCTGATGGAAGGCATGGGTGCTGGAGGAGAAGTGTCTATAGAGGAGTACATAATCGGTCCGGACGATGAACTTGCTGATAGCCAGGAGCATGCAGAAGAGAAGGATCGGATCAAGTTATACGGAGCTGAAGAGGGGCTTTCGTGGATAGCCAAACCTGTGACTGGACAAAGTACTCTTGGTCTGGTCTCTCGTCATGGGAGTGTGGCAAACCAAAGTACTCTTATGGATCCAATGGTCACTCTATTTGGCAGCGTCCACGAAAAGCTACCAGAGGTGGGAAGCATGCGCAGCATgctcttttcaaattttggcagtATGTTTAATGTGGCAGAGAATCAAGTTAAAAATGAAAACTGGGATGAAGAAAGTCAAAGGGATGGTGACAAGCATATGTCTGATGCTTCTGGggcagaatctgatgataacctgaggAGCCCATTGCTCTCACGGCAAGGGACAGGTGCAGAAGGGCCTCCAACCTCATTAAGCATGAGACAAGGTAGCAATTTCACTACTGCAAATGGTGGAGAACAAGCCAGTATGGGTATAGGTGGTGGTTGGCAGCTGGCATATAGAAAAGATGAGAAAAAGGAAGGAGCACTCAAAAGGATTTATCTGCATCAGGAGGGTGGTGCTGGATCACGACGTGGATCCATTGTTTCCCTTCCAGGTTGTGATGTTCCTGCAGAAGGTGAATTCATACATGCTGCTGCTTTAGTGAGTCGGTCTGTTCTTCGAACAGAGAGCATCTTGGCTCAACAGTCTATTGAGGAAGCAGTAGAACAATCTGAACCTATTACAAAGGGCCCAGGCTGGAGAGCTCTTTTTGAGCCAGGAGTCAAGCACGCTCTCATTGTTGGAGTTGGAATTCAAATACTTCAGCAG TTCTCTGGTATAAACGGGGTTCTCTATTACACTCCTCAAATTCTTGAACAAGCAGGAGTAGGAGTTCTGCTATCAAATTTGGGTATTGGTTCAGACTCAGCATCTTTCCTCATTAGTGCCGTCACAACTTTGTTGATGCTTCCCAGTATAGGCATTGCAATGAGACTGATGGACATTGCTGGCAGAAG GTTGCTTCTGCTGGCTACTTTGCCTGTTCTGTTGGTGTCACTGATCGTACTAGTCCTAGGCAACGTAGTTACCATGGGCGCTGTCACGCATGCTGTGATCTCAACCATTAGTGTTGTGGTCTACTTTTGCTGCTTCGTCACAGGCTTCGGTCCAATCCCCAACATCCTCTGCTCCGAGATATTCCCCACCAGTGTTCGTGGCTTATGCATTGCTATATGTGCTCTCACATTTTGGTTTGGAGACATTATTGTCACCTACTCACTACCCGTTATGCTAACCTCTATCGGACTTGCTGGTGTCTTTGGCATCTATGCTATAGTATGTGCCATTGCTTGGGTCTTTGTTTTCCTGAAGGTtcctgaaacaaaaggcatgccCCTTGAAGTCATTACAGAATTCTTCGCTGTTGGTGCTAAGCAATCTGCAAAAGAATAA